A stretch of DNA from Saccharospirillum mangrovi:
CAAGTCGCTGGCCATCATGGAAGAACAGGCCGGTCGGGCAGCCCAGCTGCTTAAAGCACTCAGCAATGAACGTCGCCTGCTGATTCTGTGCAATCTGGTAGGCGGCGAATTATCGGTCACTCAGCTGAATGCGCGCATTCTGCTCAGTCAGTCCGCTTTGTCGCAGCATCTTGCCCGGTTGCGCCAGGATGGGTTGGTGTCCATCCGCAAAGAAGCCCAGACGGTGTATTACCGCATCGCCAGTGATGAAGCCAAGCAGGTATTGGGATTGCTCTACAATCTGTATTGCGCGGACTGATACCCAGGCCGGACGGCTCCGTCCGGCGCTTATTTCCCTTGTTCAAACTGTTGATGTGACGCCCCGTTGTTATTGCCAGGCGCCAATTCTTTGTCGATTTTGACGGGCCTTGCGTTCGACCGCTGTCAGGCGCCAGGGTATTGGCGTTTGGGTGAGGTTGTTAATTGAACTGGCTCACGTTTTTCTGGTGGTGCATCGGTCCACCCAGTGAAGTGTTTGACATTGTCTATAAAGTGTATAGGTTGTTTTTTAATCAAGGAAAGGGTCACAGGGATTGTCTTTCTTCCACCGATCTTCCTAAGCAGATTGAACAACAATGTCAGAAGCGAAAGCCAGAACAGACGCCAGTATCAGTCGACTTCATGTTCCGGAATACAACAGTCGCGAATACCCGCCATTGCCGCCCCGTATCCGGCTTGCTTCCAATTGCTGGGAGCGAACTTGGTGGCTGACCTTGATTCAACCCGTTACCCAGCCTGAACGCCTCAAAAGTTTCGTCAAACGTTTCTGCACCGATACCGTCGATATCCGCGCCACCTTACGCACCA
This window harbors:
- a CDS encoding ArsR/SmtB family transcription factor, with the translated sequence MEALMESKSLAIMEEQAGRAAQLLKALSNERRLLILCNLVGGELSVTQLNARILLSQSALSQHLARLRQDGLVSIRKEAQTVYYRIASDEAKQVLGLLYNLYCAD